CATACCAATTTCAGCACAGATCAGTCTGCGCTTCTTGCTCTCAAGGCTCACATCACTAGTGACCCTCAAAACATCTTGacccccaactggtcctctgcCTCCAATTCCAACATTTGTAACTGGGTTGGTGTTGCCTGCGATGCTCGCCACCAGAGAGTCACGGCCTTAAATCTCTCGTACATGGGTCTTGCCGGAGTTATTCCTCCGCATTTGGGCAACCTCTCATTTCTCATTGAGTTGGGCATTCAGAATAATAGTTTTCATGGTCCCCTACCCCAAGAACTGTCTCGTTTGCGCCGGTTGAAGGCGATTAACTTTGGAAACAACAACTTTATGGGAACCATTCCTTCGTGGTTTGGGTCCTTTGCTAAACTTCAAACCTTCAAATTGTACGGTAATGGCTTCTTGGGTTTCATACCGGCTGCTATCTTCAACTTATCTGCACTCGAAACAATTAATCTGAAAAGGAACCAACTATCAGGTGCGTACGTAGCACACCATTACCAAACACCTAggaatataaattaatattgcTTGCTTCATCATTACATTTTAACATCTTTGTTTCATTTTAACCTCCATATATAAGATGTATAACAATCATctcgtttgtttttttttcccttcctttttGTTGGAATGCATGCACATATTTAACAGGTAGCATACCCAGAGAAATAGGCAACTTAACAATGGTGAAGGGCATATACCTTGACTACAACAAGTTCGAAGGTATACTGTATGACTTAGGTTTTGTTACATGTATACTAATGCCCACATACACTGTGTGTGAataatttcgttttttttttttttactatgaagtgtgattagtttttaaaattctaaaaaaaaaagaaatcaattataAAAATTGGGACAATGATGAGCAGTTTCTTCTAAAGTAggcatgtttttttattttctattttattttatttttaatttttaaatagggCATGCTATGGTCACCTAGCTGTGAGGTTGCCCTAAATAGGGCATGCTATCGTATATTTACTGTGTAAGACCCTCGTATTCTTGAGCAAAAAGAGAACCTATATAATGAGTACATGGTCCTTATAATGTTATTCCACTTTTACTACAGTAGAACGGGATTCCTAGTAAGAAGCTACTCCTATTTATGTTTATATGATTTTAACAATATATACGGATTGATTTAtagaacttccaaatgagatgGGCAATTTAGGTCAGCTGGAGGAGTTGTCTCTGTCGTACAATGCCCTAAAAGGCTCTGCTCTTGTGCCCGTCCTCAACATATCTTCTTTGACTTATTTGATTCTATACGGAAACAACATGAGTGGCAGTCTTTCGGACAATATATGTGAGCATCTTCCAAGTATTCGACAAATTTATTTGGGTGAAAACCAACTTGACGGTCTAATTCCCTCCAAACTGTGGCAATGCAAAGAGCTTCGTGAATTGGATTTAGACCGTAACAATTTCCATGGAAGCATACCCAAAAGTCTTGGCAATTTGACCTACTTAAACAAGATTTATCTTAATGACAATAATTTAACAGGTAGTAAATTTATGactgtttgataatcatttcgtttttagtttttagttaaaCTGAAGTTAAAAATTAAATGCAAACGTGCTGAAATTGTGACAGGTACAATACCGGATGAGATTGGTGATCTTCCGCAGTTAGAGACTTTGTCATTGTATATGAATAATCTCAATGGCTTCATCCCATCCAAACTCTTCAACAACTCCATGATTAGAGTAATAGCGCTTTCTTTTAATCAACTCTCGGGTAGCCTCCCAGCAAATATAGGTCTTAACGCTCCAAACCTAGAATTCCTTTTTGTAACCGAAAATAACCTCATGTCAGGACCTCTACCTAACCTCTCCAATGCTTCCAAGCTCAGGGCGCTAGCCATGAGCAAAAACTCATTTACCGGGTTTCTTCCTAGCACGCTATGTTCCTTGAAAAACCTCGAGAGTCTTTACTTGTTCTTGAATCATTTGACAATTGATGCTTCTACACCACAAGCAGCAAGCACTCTCTCTTGCTTGTTTAATCTTAGAAATTTGACAAGATTATACTTGGGATATAATCCACTAAACACCACAATACTAGTTTCTCGCGGGAATCTCTCCGCGTCACTCCAATATGTTGATTTAAGCAGTTCCAACATCAGGTGTAACATTCCAGTTGATATTGGCAACTTGAGCAGCTTGATATCATTAAACCTGGGAAACAATCAGTTGAGTGGAGCAATTCCAGGTTCAATACAAAGGCTACAAAATCTCCAAGGTTTGTATTTGTACAATAATGAACTGGGAGGGCATATCCCATATGAACTCTGTCAACTAAACAACCTAGCCATGTTATTTTTGGGTGGTAATCGGCTCTCTGGTTCTATTCCTTCCTGCTTGGGTACTTTGGCAGTAGCTCTAAGATATTTATCGTTAGAGTCCAATTTGTTAACTTCTAAAGTACCATCTTCCTTGTGGGAACTCAAGTATATATTGTACCTAAACTTGTCATCCAATTCTCTAGTTGGACCACTCTCAGAAGACATCGGAAAGTTGAGAGATGTGGTGGATGTGGATTTATCAAATAACCATTTCTCCGGAAACATTCCCGGTAGCATTGGTGGTCTTCAGAATATGATTAATCTGTCCTTGGCAAACAATTATTTACAAGGCCCTATTCCCAGTTCGTTTAAAACCTTGCTAAGCCTAGAATTCTTGGATTTGTCCAACAACAATCTATCTGGAGTGATCCCAAAGTCATTGGAAGCACTCTTGTATCTCAAGCATCTGAATTTGTCCTTCAACAAACTCCAAGGAGAAATTCCAACCGGCGGGCCTTTCAAAAACTTCTCTGCTGATTCATTTGTATCAAACGGTGCACTCTGCGGTGCTTCCCGACTCCATGTTCCCCTGTGCAAAAATAGAACAAAAGTTGAGCCAAATTGGAGGAAAGCTAAATATATCATCTCAGGGGTCATGTCAGTAATACTCCTAGCGTCTGCTGCATTGATTCTGATATTATGCAGGAAAAGGAATGTTGAAGTTGTAAGAGAAACTGCCTTGCTACATC
This window of the Malus domestica chromosome 03, GDT2T_hap1 genome carries:
- the LOC103409243 gene encoding probable LRR receptor-like serine/threonine-protein kinase At3g47570 isoform X1, with translation MNVMSSSFRSNLNRKTKTTTVKERSRFLLSKMLSMIHCLCYIYMMIMANYLTAGALAISHTNFSTDQSALLALKAHITSDPQNILTPNWSSASNSNICNWVGVACDARHQRVTALNLSYMGLAGVIPPHLGNLSFLIELGIQNNSFHGPLPQELSRLRRLKAINFGNNNFMGTIPSWFGSFAKLQTFKLYGNGFLGFIPAAIFNLSALETINLKRNQLSGSIPREIGNLTMVKGIYLDYNKFEELPNEMGNLGQLEELSLSYNALKGSALVPVLNISSLTYLILYGNNMSGSLSDNICEHLPSIRQIYLGENQLDGLIPSKLWQCKELRELDLDRNNFHGSIPKSLGNLTYLNKIYLNDNNLTGTIPDEIGDLPQLETLSLYMNNLNGFIPSKLFNNSMIRVIALSFNQLSGSLPANIGLNAPNLEFLFVTENNLMSGPLPNLSNASKLRALAMSKNSFTGFLPSTLCSLKNLESLYLFLNHLTIDASTPQAASTLSCLFNLRNLTRLYLGYNPLNTTILVSRGNLSASLQYVDLSSSNIRCNIPVDIGNLSSLISLNLGNNQLSGAIPGSIQRLQNLQGLYLYNNELGGHIPYELCQLNNLAMLFLGGNRLSGSIPSCLGTLAVALRYLSLESNLLTSKVPSSLWELKYILYLNLSSNSLVGPLSEDIGKLRDVVDVDLSNNHFSGNIPGSIGGLQNMINLSLANNYLQGPIPSSFKTLLSLEFLDLSNNNLSGVIPKSLEALLYLKHLNLSFNKLQGEIPTGGPFKNFSADSFVSNGALCGASRLHVPLCKNRTKVEPNWRKAKYIISGVMSVILLASAALILILCRKRNVEVVRETALLHQVLLRRVSRLELVKSTNGLHESNLLGTGGFSSVYRGTLSDGIDIAVKVFNLQLEGAFKSFDKECEMLSNIRHRNLIKIITYCDELDFKALVLQLMPNGSLKQWLYAPNRSMNILQRLDIMKDVALALEYLHHGYSIPIVHCDVKPSNILLDDDMVAHVADFGIARLIGGGDSMTETMTLATVGYMAPEFGIEGRISTSGDVYSFGIVLMETFTKRKPTDEMFVGEMNLKQWIADSLFRDAAIDEVVDVDILGTEEDGDFMSRRDCLSSVMRLALACTAALPGERINMKAAAITLTKIKTKYMKDCEGVNS
- the LOC103409243 gene encoding probable LRR receptor-like serine/threonine-protein kinase At3g47570 isoform X2, translated to MGTIPRGLGPLLNFKPSNCTVMASLVSYPAAIFNLSALKIINLRRNQLSGALAISHTNFSTDQSALLALKAHITSDPQNILTPNWSSASNSNICNWVGVACDARHQRVTALNLSYMGLAGVIPPHLGNLSFLIELGIQNNSFHGPLPQELSRLRRLKAINFGNNNFMGTIPSWFGSFAKLQTFKLYGNGFLGFIPAAIFNLSALETINLKRNQLSGSIPREIGNLTMVKGIYLDYNKFEELPNEMGNLGQLEELSLSYNALKGSALVPVLNISSLTYLILYGNNMSGSLSDNICEHLPSIRQIYLGENQLDGLIPSKLWQCKELRELDLDRNNFHGSIPKSLGNLTYLNKIYLNDNNLTGTIPDEIGDLPQLETLSLYMNNLNGFIPSKLFNNSMIRVIALSFNQLSGSLPANIGLNAPNLEFLFVTENNLMSGPLPNLSNASKLRALAMSKNSFTGFLPSTLCSLKNLESLYLFLNHLTIDASTPQAASTLSCLFNLRNLTRLYLGYNPLNTTILVSRGNLSASLQYVDLSSSNIRCNIPVDIGNLSSLISLNLGNNQLSGAIPGSIQRLQNLQGLYLYNNELGGHIPYELCQLNNLAMLFLGGNRLSGSIPSCLGTLAVALRYLSLESNLLTSKVPSSLWELKYILYLNLSSNSLVGPLSEDIGKLRDVVDVDLSNNHFSGNIPGSIGGLQNMINLSLANNYLQGPIPSSFKTLLSLEFLDLSNNNLSGVIPKSLEALLYLKHLNLSFNKLQGEIPTGGPFKNFSADSFVSNGALCGASRLHVPLCKNRTKVEPNWRKAKYIISGVMSVILLASAALILILCRKRNVEVVRETALLHQVLLRRVSRLELVKSTNGLHESNLLGTGGFSSVYRGTLSDGIDIAVKVFNLQLEGAFKSFDKECEMLSNIRHRNLIKIITYCDELDFKALVLQLMPNGSLKQWLYAPNRSMNILQRLDIMKDVALALEYLHHGYSIPIVHCDVKPSNILLDDDMVAHVADFGIARLIGGGDSMTETMTLATVGYMAPEFGIEGRISTSGDVYSFGIVLMETFTKRKPTDEMFVGEMNLKQWIADSLFRDAAIDEVVDVDILGTEEDGDFMSRRDCLSSVMRLALACTAALPGERINMKAAAITLTKIKTKYMKDCEGVNS